A stretch of the Clostridiales bacterium genome encodes the following:
- the gap gene encoding type I glyceraldehyde-3-phosphate dehydrogenase, with amino-acid sequence MAVKVAINGFGRIGRLAFRQMFGAPGYEVVAINDLTSPAMLAHLLKYDTAQKGYCGVIGENKHTVEATENSIIVDGKEITIYAIKDAKECPWGELGVDVVLECTGFYTSKEKSMAHIEAGAKKVVISAPAGNDLPTIVYNVNHNTLKPEDQVISAASCTTNCLAPMTKALNDAFPIQAGIMTTVHAYTGDQMILDGPHRKGDLQRARAGAANIVPNSTGAAKAIGLVIPELNGKLIGSAQRVPVPTGSTTILVAVVKGKDVTKEAINAAMKAQASESFGYTTEKLVSSDIIGMTYGSLFDANQTMVNKIDDDTYQVQVVSWYDNENSYTSQMVRTIKYFAELK; translated from the coding sequence ATGGCAGTGAAAGTTGCGATTAATGGTTTCGGCCGGATCGGTCGTCTCGCGTTCCGTCAGATGTTCGGCGCGCCCGGGTATGAAGTGGTCGCTATCAACGACCTGACCAGCCCTGCGATGCTGGCTCACCTGCTCAAGTACGATACCGCCCAGAAGGGTTACTGCGGCGTGATCGGCGAGAACAAGCACACCGTCGAAGCGACTGAGAATTCCATCATCGTGGACGGTAAAGAGATCACCATCTACGCGATCAAGGACGCGAAAGAGTGCCCCTGGGGCGAGCTGGGCGTGGACGTCGTGCTCGAGTGCACCGGCTTCTACACCTCCAAGGAAAAGAGCATGGCTCATATCGAAGCCGGCGCCAAGAAGGTTGTTATCTCCGCGCCTGCCGGAAATGACCTGCCCACCATCGTTTACAACGTCAACCACAACACCCTGAAGCCCGAAGACCAGGTCATCTCCGCTGCCAGCTGCACCACCAACTGCCTGGCGCCCATGACCAAGGCCCTGAATGATGCCTTCCCGATCCAGGCTGGTATCATGACCACCGTTCACGCCTACACCGGCGACCAGATGATCCTGGACGGCCCGCACCGCAAGGGTGACCTGCAGCGTGCCCGTGCCGGCGCCGCCAACATCGTTCCCAACAGCACCGGCGCTGCCAAGGCCATCGGCCTGGTTATCCCCGAGCTGAATGGTAAGCTGATCGGCTCCGCCCAGCGCGTTCCGGTTCCCACCGGCTCCACCACGATCCTCGTGGCCGTCGTGAAGGGCAAGGACGTGACCAAGGAAGCGATCAACGCCGCCATGAAGGCCCAGGCTTCTGAGTCCTTCGGCTACACCACCGAGAAACTGGTTTCCTCCGATATTATCGGCATGACCTACGGCTCCCTGTTCGATGCCAACCAGACCATGGTCAACAAGATCGACGACGACACCTATCAGGTGCAGGTCGTGTCCTGGTATGACAACGAGAACAGCTACACCAGCCAGATGGTCCGTACCATCAAGTACTTCGCGGAACTGAAGTAA
- a CDS encoding fucose isomerase, with translation MENIPVIKLGLVAVSRDCFPISLSEKRRANIAAKLAEKKLNFVEIKKTVESEKDMLAAVEELNKEGCNAACVFLGNFGPETPETLIAAKFDGPVMFVAAAEGDGDMINGRGDAYCGMLNCSYNLGMRHLKGYIPEYPVGNAAELADKIEEFFPIARVIVGLKNLKIITFGPRPQDFFACNAPIKGLYELGIEIEENSELDLLVSYKEHAGDPRIPAVCADMAKEMGEGKYYPDMSERMAQFELTLLDWAEAHKGARKYVAFADKCWPAFPSQFGFEPCYVNSRLASRGIPVSCEVDIYGALSEYIGACLTGDAVTLLDINNSVPEYIYDADIKGKYDYKLHDTFMGFHCGNTPSCKMCADRAVKYQLIQHRLLEPEGSEPDFTRGTLEGDIAAGPITFYRLQCDSEGEVRAYLAEGEVLPVATQSFGGIGVFAIKEMGRFYRHVLVQKRYPHHGAVAFAHCGKLLFEVFKYLGVKDIAWNQPANLPYPTENPWA, from the coding sequence ATGGAAAACATCCCTGTCATTAAGCTGGGCCTGGTCGCCGTATCCCGCGACTGTTTCCCGATCTCCCTGAGCGAAAAGCGCCGCGCCAACATCGCCGCCAAGCTCGCGGAGAAAAAGCTGAATTTTGTTGAAATCAAGAAGACCGTTGAGAGCGAGAAGGACATGCTGGCCGCCGTGGAAGAACTGAACAAGGAAGGCTGCAACGCCGCCTGCGTGTTCCTCGGAAACTTCGGTCCTGAAACGCCTGAAACCCTGATCGCCGCCAAGTTTGACGGACCCGTGATGTTCGTGGCTGCCGCCGAAGGCGACGGAGACATGATCAACGGCCGCGGCGACGCGTACTGCGGTATGCTGAACTGCTCCTACAACCTCGGCATGCGGCACCTGAAGGGCTACATTCCGGAATATCCCGTGGGCAACGCCGCCGAGCTGGCGGACAAGATTGAGGAGTTCTTCCCGATCGCCCGCGTGATCGTCGGCCTGAAGAACCTGAAGATCATCACCTTCGGACCCCGGCCCCAGGACTTCTTTGCCTGCAACGCCCCCATCAAGGGCCTGTATGAGCTGGGCATCGAAATCGAGGAAAACAGCGAGCTCGACCTGCTGGTGAGCTACAAAGAGCATGCCGGAGATCCCCGCATTCCCGCCGTGTGCGCAGACATGGCCAAGGAAATGGGCGAAGGCAAGTACTATCCCGACATGAGCGAGCGCATGGCGCAGTTCGAACTGACCCTGCTCGACTGGGCGGAAGCCCACAAGGGTGCCCGGAAATACGTGGCCTTTGCCGACAAGTGCTGGCCCGCGTTCCCGTCCCAGTTCGGTTTTGAGCCCTGCTACGTGAACAGCCGCCTGGCTTCCCGCGGCATCCCGGTCTCCTGCGAAGTGGACATCTACGGCGCGCTGAGCGAATACATCGGCGCCTGCCTGACCGGCGACGCGGTCACCCTGCTGGACATCAACAACTCTGTGCCGGAGTACATCTACGACGCCGACATCAAGGGCAAGTACGACTACAAGCTGCATGACACCTTCATGGGCTTCCACTGCGGCAACACCCCGAGCTGCAAGATGTGCGCGGACCGCGCGGTCAAGTACCAGCTGATCCAGCACCGCCTGCTGGAGCCCGAAGGAAGCGAACCGGACTTCACCCGCGGCACGCTGGAAGGCGACATCGCGGCCGGCCCGATCACCTTCTACCGCCTGCAGTGCGACAGCGAAGGCGAAGTCCGCGCCTACCTGGCTGAGGGCGAAGTGCTGCCCGTAGCCACCCAGTCCTTCGGCGGCATCGGCGTGTTCGCCATCAAGGAAATGGGCCGCTTCTACCGCCATGTGCTGGTCCAGAAGCGCTATCCGCACCACGGCGCCGTCGCGTTCGCGCACTGCGGAAAGCTCCTGTTCGAAGTATTCAAGTACCTGGGCGTGAAGGACATCGCGTGGAACCAGCCCGCGAACCTGCCGTATCCCACGGAGAACCCCTGGGCATAA
- a CDS encoding ABC transporter ATP-binding protein: MQTNETRPEEKRPGRGKLIMHFLKGSKAFFIMAMACAAISALADMVTPQIIRITVDQVLGGMSTETLSPLAAGFLDFLGGPEKIRTSLWIMALAVVAVAVVKCLTQYGFRVTNTKGSETLAKTMRDELFRHIERLPFQWHMQNHTGDIIQRCTSDIDTTRNFISEQMTGLIRILILLVMSIVFMLGMNPLLTLIAMIPLPVIIWYSLYFHRKFRKGFTECDENEGKLSAMAQENLTGVRVVRAFGRERYEKDRFEKQNNYYASLWVKLGRLMAFFWSSADILSFVQVLLVLVFGVVFCLRGNITSGEYIAFLSYNGMLIWPVRQLGRMLSEMSKAGVGVDRIGYIMDAEEEKDVPDAVEPPMTGDIRFEHVSFAYEGAPEMLHDIDLTIPAGTTLGILGGTGSGKSTMMYLLDRLYPLPESGGRITIGGVDIAKIRLDHLRSHIGIVLQEPFLFSRTLRENLSITSAEMNEEELHAAAKAACLEETVAGFTKGYETFVGERGVTLSGGQKQRAAIARMLTQKAPIMIFDDSLSAVDTETDAKIRRALEKKFGTATIILISHRITTLNKADMVLVLDHGRISQLGTPEELKNQPGLYQEINKIQALSTEEVQA, from the coding sequence ATGCAGACGAATGAAACCCGGCCGGAGGAGAAGCGGCCGGGCCGCGGAAAGCTGATCATGCACTTCCTGAAGGGAAGCAAGGCTTTCTTTATCATGGCGATGGCCTGCGCGGCCATTTCCGCCCTGGCGGATATGGTCACCCCGCAGATCATCCGGATTACCGTGGACCAGGTCCTGGGCGGAATGAGCACGGAGACGCTCAGCCCGCTGGCCGCGGGATTCCTGGATTTCCTGGGAGGCCCGGAAAAGATCCGGACGTCCCTCTGGATCATGGCGCTGGCCGTGGTGGCAGTTGCAGTCGTCAAATGCCTTACTCAGTACGGCTTCCGCGTGACCAACACCAAGGGCAGTGAAACGCTGGCGAAAACCATGCGTGATGAACTGTTCCGCCACATTGAACGCCTGCCGTTCCAGTGGCATATGCAGAACCATACCGGGGATATCATCCAGCGGTGTACCAGTGATATTGACACCACCCGGAACTTTATCTCCGAGCAGATGACCGGCCTGATCCGGATTTTGATCCTGCTGGTGATGAGCATCGTATTCATGCTGGGCATGAATCCCCTCCTCACCCTGATTGCCATGATCCCGCTGCCGGTGATCATCTGGTATTCCCTGTATTTCCACCGCAAATTCCGAAAGGGATTTACGGAGTGCGACGAAAACGAAGGCAAGCTCTCCGCCATGGCGCAGGAGAACCTCACCGGCGTGCGTGTGGTACGCGCCTTCGGGCGGGAGCGCTATGAGAAGGACCGCTTTGAAAAGCAGAACAATTACTATGCTTCCCTGTGGGTGAAGCTGGGACGCCTCATGGCCTTCTTCTGGTCCTCAGCGGATATCCTGTCTTTCGTGCAGGTCCTGCTGGTGCTTGTGTTCGGCGTGGTGTTCTGCCTGCGCGGCAACATCACCAGCGGCGAGTATATCGCCTTCCTGAGCTATAACGGCATGCTCATCTGGCCGGTGCGCCAGCTGGGCCGGATGCTCAGCGAAATGTCCAAGGCCGGCGTCGGTGTGGACCGTATCGGCTATATCATGGACGCGGAAGAGGAAAAGGACGTGCCGGACGCGGTGGAACCGCCCATGACCGGCGATATCCGCTTCGAGCATGTCTCCTTCGCCTATGAAGGCGCGCCGGAAATGCTCCATGATATCGACCTGACCATTCCCGCCGGTACCACCCTGGGCATCCTCGGCGGCACCGGTTCCGGCAAGAGCACCATGATGTACCTGCTGGACCGCCTGTATCCGCTGCCCGAAAGCGGCGGCCGGATCACCATCGGCGGTGTGGATATCGCGAAAATCCGCCTGGACCACCTGCGCAGCCATATCGGTATCGTGCTGCAGGAGCCGTTCCTGTTCTCCCGCACCCTGCGGGAAAACCTGTCCATCACCTCGGCGGAGATGAACGAGGAAGAGCTCCACGCGGCCGCAAAGGCCGCCTGCCTGGAGGAAACCGTGGCCGGCTTTACCAAGGGCTATGAGACCTTTGTCGGCGAGCGCGGCGTTACGCTGTCCGGCGGCCAGAAGCAGCGGGCGGCGATTGCCCGCATGCTCACGCAGAAGGCGCCCATCATGATTTTCGACGACTCCCTGAGCGCGGTGGATACTGAAACCGACGCGAAGATCCGCCGTGCCCTGGAAAAGAAGTTCGGCACGGCCACCATCATCCTGATTTCCCATCGGATTACCACACTGAACAAGGCGGATATGGTCCTGGTCCTGGACCACGGCCGGATCAGCCAGCTGGGAACCCCGGAGGAACTGAAGAACCAGCCCGGCCTGTATCAGGAGATCAACAAGATCCAGGCCCTGAGCACAGAGGAGGTGCAGGCGTAA
- a CDS encoding MBL fold metallo-hydrolase: MSTRYTIVHYYHSGFSVASGDTLLVFDYWRGEDMELTEDRQLSEEQIRSFPNVVVFISHEHIDHLDPIVFTWKDLTNVSYIVSSDMPVGTRGKRMAPGDTYSPVPGVDVTAYDSTDLGVSFLVDFNGLRVFHAGDLNFWHWREESSMQDIEEADAEFRKVVSTISGQDIDIAFFPVDPRQGAMYEAGANYFIMSVKPQILVPMHYFHRADVALEYARTASSRDTEVIAMPLYGDTLRIETDDEGYLNVTPIRITDTPAKAENGENEDGEPENETASDFLDPELDGDNPFSESDLPIPGLSENSEDEV, translated from the coding sequence TTGAGTACCCGATATACGATCGTGCATTATTACCACAGCGGTTTCTCCGTCGCGAGCGGCGATACCCTGCTGGTATTTGATTACTGGCGCGGAGAGGACATGGAGCTGACTGAAGACCGGCAGCTGAGCGAGGAACAGATCCGCTCCTTTCCGAACGTTGTGGTGTTTATCAGCCACGAGCACATCGATCACCTGGATCCCATCGTATTTACCTGGAAAGACCTGACCAACGTCTCCTATATCGTTTCTTCCGACATGCCGGTCGGCACGCGCGGCAAGCGCATGGCCCCCGGGGATACCTATTCTCCCGTACCGGGTGTGGACGTCACCGCCTATGACTCCACCGACCTGGGCGTGAGTTTCCTGGTCGATTTCAACGGCCTGCGCGTTTTCCACGCCGGGGACCTCAACTTCTGGCACTGGCGGGAGGAATCCTCCATGCAGGATATCGAGGAAGCCGACGCGGAATTCCGCAAAGTGGTCTCCACGATCAGCGGGCAGGACATCGATATCGCCTTTTTCCCGGTGGATCCCCGGCAGGGCGCGATGTACGAAGCCGGCGCCAACTACTTCATCATGAGCGTCAAACCGCAGATCCTCGTGCCGATGCACTACTTCCACCGGGCGGACGTCGCGCTGGAATACGCGCGGACCGCGTCCAGCCGGGATACGGAAGTAATCGCCATGCCGTTGTACGGCGATACCCTCCGCATTGAGACGGACGATGAAGGCTACCTGAATGTGACACCGATCCGGATTACAGACACCCCGGCAAAGGCCGAAAACGGCGAAAACGAGGACGGTGAACCGGAAAACGAAACGGCTTCGGATTTCCTGGATCCGGAACTGGACGGGGACAATCCGTTCTCCGAAAGCGACCTGCCGATTCCCGGCCTTTCCGAAAACAGCGAGGATGAGGTTTGA
- a CDS encoding ABC transporter ATP-binding protein: MENTNKNVSLPFFGIPRIAPYLKPFRRLLLTMVVCGLLGSVMDVGLPMLQRYALDHFIAGNTLDTLPGYITLFVCLILFASCMNFIACNGAMKTENQVNRDLRAAAFSHLQTLSFSYFNQNSVGYIHSRVMSDTGRIGSLVSWSLMDCVWHSTYLIGSLVVMLSINARLTLLVMLILPLIVILYSLFQGKLIRANRRIRELNSKITGDFNEGITGAKTIKTLVIEDKMAKDFLEDTAEIRKKSVSAARLRGAFAITMHLASSLALAIVLWQGGYIAASEVGTFALFMNYAQGMMEPVRWIVDAISDVITTQVNIERLTRLLGTKSDVTDTPEVEEKYGDSFNPKRENWEPIRGDIEFRDVSFRYPDGDEYVLEHFNLSIPFGSSIAIVGETGAGKSTLVNLVCRFFEPTEGQVLIDGRDARERSQLWLHSAIGYVLQTPHLFSGTIRENLLYGNPNATEEEIERALKLVSADEVVARMEKGIDSDVGEGGDLLSTGEKQLISFARAILANPRILVLDEATASVDTLTEQKIQAAMDTVIKGRTSLVIAHRLSTVRNADLILVVHNGKIVEQGTHGELIAAKGYYYRLYTRQYEDEATSSILA, encoded by the coding sequence ATGGAAAATACGAATAAAAACGTGTCCCTGCCCTTCTTCGGCATACCGCGGATCGCTCCCTACCTGAAGCCTTTCCGCCGGCTGCTGCTGACGATGGTGGTCTGCGGCCTGCTGGGCTCCGTGATGGACGTCGGCCTGCCGATGCTGCAGCGCTACGCGCTGGACCACTTTATTGCCGGCAATACCCTGGATACCCTGCCGGGCTATATCACGCTGTTTGTCTGCCTGATCCTGTTTGCGTCCTGCATGAACTTCATTGCCTGCAATGGCGCGATGAAAACGGAGAACCAGGTTAACCGGGACCTGCGCGCGGCGGCGTTCAGCCACCTGCAGACGCTGTCCTTCAGCTATTTCAACCAGAACAGCGTCGGCTACATCCATTCCCGGGTCATGAGCGATACCGGCCGCATCGGCTCCCTGGTTTCCTGGAGCCTCATGGACTGCGTATGGCATTCCACCTACCTCATCGGCTCCCTGGTTGTCATGCTGTCCATCAATGCGCGCCTGACACTCCTGGTGATGCTGATCCTGCCCCTGATCGTGATCCTTTATTCGCTGTTCCAGGGCAAGCTGATCCGCGCCAACCGGCGCATCCGCGAACTGAACAGCAAAATCACCGGCGATTTCAACGAGGGAATCACCGGCGCGAAGACCATCAAGACACTGGTAATCGAGGACAAGATGGCCAAGGATTTCCTGGAAGACACTGCGGAAATCCGCAAAAAGAGCGTCAGTGCGGCCCGCCTGCGGGGCGCCTTCGCGATCACGATGCACCTGGCGTCCTCCCTGGCCCTGGCGATCGTCCTGTGGCAGGGCGGCTATATCGCTGCTTCCGAGGTCGGCACCTTCGCCCTGTTCATGAACTATGCCCAGGGCATGATGGAGCCGGTCCGCTGGATTGTGGACGCGATTTCGGATGTGATCACCACCCAGGTGAACATCGAGCGCCTCACCCGCCTGCTGGGCACGAAGTCCGACGTGACGGATACCCCGGAGGTGGAGGAAAAGTACGGCGACAGCTTCAACCCGAAGCGGGAGAACTGGGAGCCGATCCGCGGGGACATCGAGTTCAGGGACGTCTCCTTCCGCTATCCGGACGGCGACGAGTACGTACTGGAACACTTCAACCTCAGCATTCCCTTTGGCTCCAGCATCGCCATCGTCGGTGAAACCGGCGCCGGCAAGAGCACCCTGGTCAACCTCGTATGCCGCTTCTTTGAGCCCACGGAGGGCCAGGTGCTGATTGACGGGCGGGACGCCCGGGAACGGAGCCAGCTCTGGCTTCACAGCGCCATCGGCTATGTGCTGCAGACGCCGCACCTCTTCTCCGGCACTATCCGGGAGAACCTGCTCTACGGCAATCCCAATGCTACGGAAGAGGAAATTGAGCGCGCGCTGAAGCTCGTATCCGCGGATGAAGTCGTGGCCCGCATGGAAAAGGGCATCGACTCCGACGTCGGTGAGGGCGGCGACCTGCTGTCCACCGGTGAAAAGCAGCTGATCTCCTTTGCCCGCGCGATCCTGGCGAATCCCCGGATCCTGGTGCTGGATGAAGCCACCGCTTCCGTGGACACCCTGACCGAGCAGAAGATCCAGGCCGCGATGGATACCGTCATCAAGGGACGGACCTCCCTGGTTATCGCCCACCGGCTGAGCACGGTGCGCAATGCGGACCTGATCCTCGTCGTCCATAACGGCAAAATCGTCGAACAGGGCACCCACGGGGAACTGATCGCGGCGAAAGGATACTACTACCGCCTCTACACGCGGCAGTACGAGGACGAGGCAACAAGCAGTATACTTGCTTAA